The nucleotide sequence AACCCGCTAGTTGAAACTGACCGCTTAGTCCTTGAAAGTTTACTTTGTCTATTTTTAGGGGTAACTGTTCGGTTGGTTTTGTGGTGACAGCGGTTCCCGACAGGATTGGCTTTTCCAGTGACCCTATGAGTTGTAAGTCGGCGCGTACTTCTCCGCTTACTGGTACTGGGGAGTTTACTTTTAAGGTATCTAGGGCTTTGGTTAAAGTGACTGGTTTTGTTTGGGCTGCGATGTTGTAACCACCGTCAGTTTTGGTATCGATAATTCCATTGGCAACAGCGGGAACCTGACCGTAAAGTGTAGTTACATTCTCCAGTCCAATCTGATACCCGTTAAATCTCAGGATGCCGTTGGCATTGGTGAATGGTCGGGGGACGGTGCCAACTTGTGCTGTTACGTCTTTTAATCCAGCGGTTCCTTTAAATGTTGGTCGCTGTTCATCCCGCAGTTGGATTTCTAGGTTGCCATCAAGAAGCCCGGCTTGTAAATCTAAGGGTAGTTTGACTAAGCGATCTACATCAACTGCGCTTAGGTTCTGCCCTTGAACTAGCAGGTTTGTTTGTCCAGTTGGGGGGCGGTATTCGCCGGAAATTTTGAAGTTGCCGAGTACGGGGGTAGCAGTTGTATTAGGCTGCTGTTGTGGTGCAACTGGTACAACGGGTAGACCACTGGCATTAAAGCGAATTCGCTGGTTTTGGTCAAGAAAATTAGCACCGCCGTTGACTTGAGTAAATGCGATCGCTTCTGCCCCCTTCTTTCCCGTGGGAACCAGCTGCCCGACATCAGGGAGTGTGTTTTGAGGTGTACGCTGTTGGGTTGCAGATTGGGCATTTGTCCCCTGCTTTCCCTGGCGTTTTTTTTGTCTTGGCAACAGCAATACGTCCGCGTTTTGCACCCGTATGCTTTGCAACTCGGTTGTAATCGGCCCACTGGCGTCTTTTGACTCCAGTTGCGTTGATACCCAACGCCCTTTTTCGTCTTGTTCAATATAGACATCTGGCTTGACGAGGGTGATGTCTAGCTTTAAGGTGCGGTTAAAGAGCAACGCTAATGGGTCAAATACTACTTTTACCCCCTCTACCGAAGCGCGATCCGGGTCTGTAGGTGTCGCTGGTATTGAGGAGGAACCGAACCGCAGACTGTTGGGGGAAAAGCCTTCGACTTGCCCTAGTTGTACGGGTCGGTTCAGCGTCTGACTGAGATTTTCTTGTACTATCGGTGCTAGCCGCTGATGGACAAAAACCCACGCCCACCAAACGCCGCCGGCAATTCCAACAAGCAAAAAAAGGCCAAGGGCAATGCCAGTACGGCTTAACAATAGCAGCCATACACGTCGATTGGACGTAGTAGCTGGTTCATTACCCGGATTTGGGGAGTTAGTCATAGAAGTCTTGCTTAGTTGGCAAGGATCGCATCTTTAGGGCTGATTGACAGACTTATCGAGATGAATTTTATCGGCTTGTCGTGTGTGAGAGTCAAGTTTTACTCTTTTTTACACTAGGCACTAACAACCTTGAGTGGTGATATTAATCAGTCTACTGATGTGCCTGCACTTTGGTAGGTGACATTAAAATCTTACACTCAGTGCATAATCAAACAGACTTGCTCGCTGCAAATATGTTTCAGCATCAGCCATAACAATTTTGGATTTTGGATTTTGGATTTTGAAGTGATTTTTGGGGAGATTGATGAGGGAGTTGAACCATTACTGGTTCTTCCCCCAACCTCCCGTTCTTCCCAAAACATCGCGTGATTTTGGATTGAACGCAATATAGTCACAATCTTCTAATTTAGGTAGTTTCAGTTTATTGGTAGCGTGGGCAACGAGCGCCACAAGCGTTAATTCGGTAAATTTTTATGATGTAGTGCAGGCTACCAAAACGTGAAGCCAGATGCAAGCGATCGCGCCCATCTTACCTGGAAAATTCTTTTAATACATAGTGTTCCACAGTGCCTTTCTCATCTTCATATGTTTTTGAGTAATTTTCTTTAATATAAGCGCTGATTTTTCCGTCACTTTTGAATCTCTCTGTCCACCTGGCAAACACAATCTGCTCTGGACGATATTTTTGTAATATCGTCAGTAAATCGTCGTTGGTCAAATTTCCTGAATTAAATCGTTTTTCTGATATTACCGCAATTTCGGGCGGCACAGGTAACCCTGCATAAAATGCGTATATTGGACGATCTGTGAATAGCCATTGAGTAGAATCTTTATATTTTAACACCAAATTCATAACTTCAAAATTTTTGGGTGGTTTGCCTTTAGGCTTAGCAGGAATTGCAATCATTGACAAAATTAGAATTGCTGTTGCAATTCCTGGTAAAATCAGCTTTTTTATTTTCAGTGACTTGAGATTAGAGTTCCAGCCGGCGGGGAAAAAATCAATAATTAAAGCAACTCCATAGGCAGCCAGCCAGGTAATCGGAATTGCCAACAAAGTGTAGTGATGATCCCAAACTGGTTTATGGTTTAAAAGAAGTAAAATAGCTGTCCCCAGCCACGCTAAAGGCAAAAATCCTTCTCTTTGTTTATTTATAAAAATTCCCCAAACACCTATCAAAGCTAGAAATAGAGAATCCAAGTCTTGAATCATTAAGAAGCGCAAATAATCAATATTATTAAAAATTTTAAATCCAGCTTTTGTTTTTTCTCCTAAATGAGCTTGAAATAGCTGCTCATAATTTAATGAGTTACACAAGATGCCAATAGTAACGTAAACTCCTAAAAGAGTACCTAGCCAAAGCAAAGGCGAATACCAGAAGTTATATTTGGACAAGACAGGCTTAACTACCCGACCTTCTTCGCTTATAGGAGATAGAGAGAAATTGAACACCCCTCTCTTGGTCGGTAGGGGGTTGGAAGAAACCTTACCCTCTGGATTATTATTTGCATTACAATCTATAATTTTAAAATCGCACAAATAGAGCAGCATCAGAGGGATAAGAAAGACAGTAAAAAGTTTCGTTTGTAAAGATAAAGCAAACAAGCTTCCTGATAAAATAATAAATATTTTACGAGGGTGGCGTTTATAGAGGGCCAGGAAATAAATAGAAAACATCGCCAGGGACAAAGTGGGAATGCCAATCATCACAGCAATACTGAGCCTAACAAATAACCAGGAAGTCAATAATAACAGCGTCGCTACGAGAGCTGGTATCATCCCCAGAGAGTAGCGGATAATTTGATAAAATGACCAAACTAATAATGCCGAAAAAAGCAAAATTAGCAAGCGTGCCGCAAAAACTGAATATCCAAATAAACTGAACCAATGTGATAAAGTAACCGTTAAAAGAGGCGGTTGATCGCTCCAAATTTGCGTATAAAGAGAAAAGCCTTTCGAGTATAAAAGCGCTTTAATTAAGTTTAGTCCCTCATCATAGTCAAATTCAAAGGTTTCTCTCACTGGTCTGATGGCGAGAACAAAGCCAATATAAAGAAACATTATGAAGACGTTAATAAAAATTGTTTTAAGCTTGGGCATACTTAAAGAAAAGACACACTTGATTGATACTATACTCGCTCAGGCGTTGTTTGGCATCTTGACTGCTTAAATCTGCGGTTGTAAACTTCACTCGTTGAATTTGAGCCGCAGACAAATTCTAAGAACGGGACATACAGCACGAGTGAGAAGAGCAATCCTCCAGCAATAACCCACCAGAACCCAGAGTTGTGATTCGAGGGTTTTCAGACTAATGCGGGATGAAGAACGACGTTATTAGCTTGTCACGGATAAAAAAACATCTTATTATTACATGAATCAAGTTAAAAATTTAAGTGGTATAGGTGAGATGAGAAAGCTTATAAAGGATTTTCCTTTAATTTATCTAATCTTTGCTACCCTCTGGTTAAGAGTAATCAATTTAGGATATTCAGATTATCAAGGCGACGAGATTAAGGCATTGTACCGACCCGAAGCAGGGCAAGGAATATCTGAATTTTTGTTTAGCCAAAGGAAGGGCCCAATACAATTTTTGGTTACGTATATTATTAAAATATTTAACCCTAATTATGATAATGAGTTTTTTGTTAGGCTACCTTTTGCTGTAGCAGGAATACTCGCTGTATATTTTTTTTATAAGCTCGTTGAACTCCATTTTGGACAAAAAATCGCTTTGTACTCGGCGTTCTTTATGGCAACTAACGGTTTGTTTGTTGCTTTTGCCAGGATAGTTCAATACCAATCTTTGGTAATTTTATTTTCAATTTTAGCTTTATATTTTTTATCTCTGTATATCGAAAATGAGAAGTGGAAAGTTTCCGGTTTATATTTAGGAATAACTTTTTGGGGATTTTCTATCCTTGCACATTTCGATGGAATTTTTATAGCGCCCTTTGTTTGTTACGTTCTCTATAGCTGGTATACAGATAAAAGTATATTGTCAAAAGAAGTTAAATTTAAACATTTGAGTTTTAGTTTACTTATATTGGTAGGAATAATAGCTAGTTTTTATGTACCTTTTTTCCTATCGGTATCCGAATCTACTAAAGAATATTGGGCGAATAGAATAAGCACCAGACCAGAAGATTCAACAAGTACATTCAAGATTTACAATCCAATCTTTGTCATATACCTATATGCCATATTAGGCGCTTTGTCTCTGTCTAAGATAAAAAAGACATTTTCAGTTATAGTTTGGTTTTTGTTCCCTTTTGTCGCTATGGAAGTATTAGTTAGCCAACCGGGAACACATATTTATACATATATATTACCTTTTTGTATTTTAATCGCCTATGGATTGGAGAGATTAGAGTTTTTAGTTAACAGAAAATCTAAAGTTAATTTTAAATTTTTGTCGATAAAAGTGGTAATGTGTTTGTTACTTTTTTTACTTGCTCATGTAATGTTTGTAGATCACAGTAAAGAGTATGCTTGGGAAGATAAAAACTTCTTGATGATAGAACTTCCGAAAAAGCATAAACAAAGTGCATTTGCCTTTCCCTATTATAGGCATTGGGAAGAAATTGGGACATATATGAAAACAGTAAATGAGCGGGGATATTACTTAACGAATGAGAAGAAAAGTATTGTTAGATATTATGTACCTACAGAATTTAAAAATGTAGAATTAGAAGCTGAAGTTAATAACTTGTCGGGATATACTTATCTAATACACATCAAAAATCCCCAAACTAGGAATGAAAAAATACTAGGAAAAAAGCCGAGTTATTGGGAGCAATATGAACCAGTAAAAACTTTCTCAAATAATGGAAGGATAGTAGCAAAAATTTATCGTTTATCAAGAAATGAGCTGGAAAAGATGAGACAGTAGGGTGGTGAGGAAACTTAGTTTAGCAAAACAGAGAAGTTCGTAGAAACCAAACAATTCATCCAGTTTACTGCTTCGCTGGGTTGAGTACCGAACGGCGAACCTACATATTAGGGGTAGGTGGCGGGTGTGAGGATTATCTGTAGGAATGCAACATCGTATAACAATATGACTGCTGACGTGTAGCATATTGGGCTTTCATAGTGCAAAATTAGGCAAGAACCAGAAATTTACCTGGTGGTCGGGTCAAAAAAGCATACTGATAGGGCAGGGGTCTAGATGGAAGCGGGTCAATATTCTCAACCGTCATCGTCTAACGGGAATGGCAAGCAACGTAAAGACACCGATTTATCGCGTTTGTCGCTAAACGAGGAAACTCAGTTTCCGCAAGGCGATCGCGAGGAATTGAATGTGCGTCAACTGTTGATGGTGGTGCGTCGCCGCGCCTTGGTGATTTTGGGGGTGGCGATCGCAGTGACATCCGGTGTCGGGGCGTGGACATACAGCCAGACACCCAAGTATGAAGGCAGCTTCCAGCTACTGGTAGAACCAGTTACAGCTGAAAATAAGCTAAGTAAATTAACTCAAGTGCCTGGTGTCGCTCAAGATCTACAAGAGTCTAGTTTAGATTACGAAACCCAAATTAAAGTTTTACTTAGTTCGGAACGAATGGCGGGGATTGTCGAATTTCTAAAAAAACGCTATCCCGACGTCAGCTATGAGTCGCTGGTTGTGGAAAACCGACTCAATATTATCCAGCTGGAAAAAACGAAAATTTTAGAAGTCCGTTACCGCGATACCGATCCGGACAAAATTAAGTATGTCTTATTTGAACTAGCGAAAGTTTATCTCAGGTACTCGCTGCAAGAGAGACAAAGCAACCTCAACCAGGGAATTAAGTTTGTAGAAGGTCAATTGCCTGCTTTGCGGGAAAGAGTGGACAAACTCCAGGGACAACTGCAAACATTTCGCCAACGTTACAATATCCTCGATCCGGAAGAACAAGCAAAACAACTGGCTCAGCAAGTAACTGAGATAGAGGAACAGAAATTAGATACTCGTGTAAAACAAAATGAAGCAAGTTCGCTGTATGCAGCGCTACAAAAACAGTTAGGCATACCACCACAACAAGCGATCGCAACTGCTGCACTCTCAGAAGCACCGCGCTACCAAGACTTACTCAAAAAGTTACAGGAAGTAGAAACCAAACTCGCCACCGAATCAGCGCGGTTTTTGCCAGAAAGCCCCAATATTCAGGCACTACAAAACCAACGGCAAAATTTGCTGCCTTTATTGCAAAAAGAGGCGGCGGCGGTGCTGGGAACTACCGCTGTTACTAATGAACCTTCCCTTGCTTCTCCAAATTCAATTCGCCTAGAACTAACTCAGCAATATGTTGATGCGGCTAACCAAATGCAGGTTTTGCAGGTGCGCTATCAAGCGATCGCACGAGCCGAAAATATCTTAAATCAACAAGTAAGATTATTGCCTGTAATTGCCCGTCAATACACGGATTTACAGCGAGAACTCAACGTAGCCACCGAGAGTTTAAACCGATTTCTCGGTGTCAAAGAAACCCTCCAGATTGAAGCAGCGCAAAAATCTCTACCTTGGCAGCTGATCTCCAAACCCCAGAAGCCAGAACAACCAATCTTTCCCAAGCCGAAGCGGAATATAATTCTGGGAGCGATCGCTGGTTTAATGTTAGGGCTAGCAGCCGCCATCCTCGCAGAACGACTAGACAACGTATTCCACTCCCCTGAAGAACTCAAAGACAGCACCCGCTTGCCACTTCTCGGACTTATTCCACATCAAAAAGAACTTAAGCTATTCAAGCCAATAGTCGAGTTAGTCAACTTAACGCAAGGTGAAAGTAGTCACACCAAAGCGCAGAACCAAGCCAGGGAAACCACCGCAAGAGAGCGAGCCAACAACCGCAAAGCTAGCTGGTACAACGCTTCACCCTTCTTAGAAGCCTTCCGCTCCCTGCATACGAATGTTCGCTTTCTCGGTTCTGATACCCCCATTCACTCCCTAGTAGTTAGCTCAGCCTCCCCCGCAGACGGGAAATCTACCGTTTCCGTCCACCTAGCGCAAGCCGCCGCCGCAATGGGTCAGCGAGTCCTGCTAGTGGATGCAGATTTGCGCCGTCCCCAAGTTCATCACGTTCTGGGTTTAGAAAATAACCAGGGACTCAGCAATGTCATAGCGACTGGTTTAACCCCCAGAGAAGCCATTCAGCGATTACCTTCTTGGGATAACCTGTACGTACTCACAGCAGGACAAATCCCGCCAGATCCCACCAGGCTGCTTTCCTCTAAGCGAATGCAGTATTTAATGGAGCAGTTAAACGCCGTTTTTGACCTGGTTATCTATGACACGCCGCCTATTCTGGGTTTAGCAGATGGCAGACTTTTGGCTGTACATACCAATGGCGTGATCATGGTTGCCAGACTGGGTAAAACAGACCGTTCCGTGCTACTGCAAGCCATAGATGCGTTGAAAATTTCCAGCGCCCCTGTGTTGGGTATGGTAGCTAATGGTGTCAGGAGAGGAACCAGCGGTTCTTACTATTACTACACCCGCTACTACACTTCTGAAAATTCGGACGTAGAAAATGCCAAAAAACTCTTGCAGAAACGATTTAACGTCCGCAGTAATTAATCATTAGTTATTAGGGTGGGAAATGCCCACCCTAATAATTGGTGTGGCACTCAAGTTTGTTTGCTAGTTGCCCAGCATTGTAGGTGCGTGACTCTATCAGTCTGTCAGCCTCGCGCCTCTGGTATTGAACTACCTTCATGCTTGTACATGAGTCAACTCATGGGTAAGAAGTCCGCCTGATTTGTTGTTAACCTATAGGTATAGAAATTCCTTTATTAATCGTCAAAATTTCTTCTTCCGAGACGTTCTATAGAATGCCTCTACTCACCATTATCTATTTAAAACTGCTATATATCACTTAATTTTACGAGGCGTAAAATGTGAGTTATTACGAACATTTTGCACCATTTTCAATAAACAGGAAGCAGCAATCTATCCACCTTTCGCTCCCAGACTACGAGGCTGGGAACGAGAAAACGAATCATGACTAAGCACCGTAAAAAGAACGATACCACTCAACAAAACGGGGAATTCCCACCTCAATAGAAGTTGAGGGTTTAAAGCCAACATCTTTTTGCAAATCATCAATATTGGCATAAGTTTCTGGAACATCACCCGGTTCCATTGGCAACAAATTTTTTACAGCTTTAGTACCAAGACAATCTTCCAAAACCTCAATGAAATATCCTAATACAACAGGCTTATTGTTGCCAATATTGTAAATTTTGTAGGGGGCGGCACTTATTCCCGGATCTGAATCGTATCCCGACCAGTCAGGATTTGGTGAGGGAATATTATCAGATACCCGCAAAACTCCTTCCGTAATATCATCAATATAGGTGAAATCGCGCCGCATTTTCCCATAATTGAAAACATCAATCGCGCGACCTTCTAAAATGGCTTTAGTAAACAAAAACAGCGCCATATCTGGACGACCCCAAGGCCCATAGACCGTAAAGAAGCGCAGTCCAGTGGTAGGTAAACTATACAAATGACTGTAGGTGTGAGCCATCAATTCATTTGCCTTTTTAGTTGCTGCATATAAACTCACTGGATGGTCTACATTGTCATGCACCGAAAAAGGCATTTTCTTATTAGAGCCATACACAGAGCTAGAAGAGGCATATACTAAATGTTTGACTCCCGAATACCGACAACCTTCTAAGATATTCATAAACCCCACCAGATTACAATCAACATAGGCATGGGGATTTGTGAGCGAGTAACGTACACCCGCCTGAGCTGCCATGTGCAACACTCGATCTGGTTTAATATCGGCAAATAATTGCGCCATACCCTGACGATTAGCTAAATCCAGTTGGTAAAACAGAAAATTATTTTTGTCCGTAAATTGAGCCAAGCGAGCCTGCTTTAAAGTGACATCATAATAATCATTGAGATTGTCGAGACCAATGACTTCTTCTCCTTGATCTAGCAACTGTTTGCACAAAAAAAAGCCAATAAAACCAGCGGCACCAGTAACAAGAATTTTGCTCATATTTTGTCTTTACTAGCTGTTTTGAGAGTAACAATCTCTGCGGGTTTATTTCCTGGTAGTGGGAATAGATCACCAACACGAGGATGTCCAAGCTAATTAATCTATCCCAAAAACCCCAGTGGATGCCATAGTTACTTTGAACTGCCTAATCATACGCGATCGCGCTCTTGCGCGGTCTTGTACAATGTCAAACTGATAAAGCTCCTTGACCATATCGGTTATTAAGCTGTTCCGCAAGTCCCACAGATTCTTTTGCACCGGGAAACTCAGAGCTAGTCATTATTCATTAGTTTTTTATATACACTTGACAAAAATGAAATTTCCCCCACTTTGGCTCGGCATATTTCTGGTTTCGCTAGCGCTGCGTGTTGTAGCAATTACCGTTCCCATTAATTCGGACGAAGTGTTGTGGATGACTCGCGGCAGCACCTTTATCAAGCACTTGTTGGAGGGAGACTTAACTGGCACATATCTTCGTCA is from Funiculus sociatus GB2-C1 and encodes:
- a CDS encoding glycosyltransferase family 39 protein — protein: MFLYIGFVLAIRPVRETFEFDYDEGLNLIKALLYSKGFSLYTQIWSDQPPLLTVTLSHWFSLFGYSVFAARLLILLFSALLVWSFYQIIRYSLGMIPALVATLLLLTSWLFVRLSIAVMIGIPTLSLAMFSIYFLALYKRHPRKIFIILSGSLFALSLQTKLFTVFLIPLMLLYLCDFKIIDCNANNNPEGKVSSNPLPTKRGVFNFSLSPISEEGRVVKPVLSKYNFWYSPLLWLGTLLGVYVTIGILCNSLNYEQLFQAHLGEKTKAGFKIFNNIDYLRFLMIQDLDSLFLALIGVWGIFINKQREGFLPLAWLGTAILLLLNHKPVWDHHYTLLAIPITWLAAYGVALIIDFFPAGWNSNLKSLKIKKLILPGIATAILILSMIAIPAKPKGKPPKNFEVMNLVLKYKDSTQWLFTDRPIYAFYAGLPVPPEIAVISEKRFNSGNLTNDDLLTILQKYRPEQIVFARWTERFKSDGKISAYIKENYSKTYEDEKGTVEHYVLKEFSR
- a CDS encoding ArnT family glycosyltransferase translates to MNQVKNLSGIGEMRKLIKDFPLIYLIFATLWLRVINLGYSDYQGDEIKALYRPEAGQGISEFLFSQRKGPIQFLVTYIIKIFNPNYDNEFFVRLPFAVAGILAVYFFYKLVELHFGQKIALYSAFFMATNGLFVAFARIVQYQSLVILFSILALYFLSLYIENEKWKVSGLYLGITFWGFSILAHFDGIFIAPFVCYVLYSWYTDKSILSKEVKFKHLSFSLLILVGIIASFYVPFFLSVSESTKEYWANRISTRPEDSTSTFKIYNPIFVIYLYAILGALSLSKIKKTFSVIVWFLFPFVAMEVLVSQPGTHIYTYILPFCILIAYGLERLEFLVNRKSKVNFKFLSIKVVMCLLLFLLAHVMFVDHSKEYAWEDKNFLMIELPKKHKQSAFAFPYYRHWEEIGTYMKTVNERGYYLTNEKKSIVRYYVPTEFKNVELEAEVNNLSGYTYLIHIKNPQTRNEKILGKKPSYWEQYEPVKTFSNNGRIVAKIYRLSRNELEKMRQ
- a CDS encoding GumC family protein, which gives rise to MEAGQYSQPSSSNGNGKQRKDTDLSRLSLNEETQFPQGDREELNVRQLLMVVRRRALVILGVAIAVTSGVGAWTYSQTPKYEGSFQLLVEPVTAENKLSKLTQVPGVAQDLQESSLDYETQIKVLLSSERMAGIVEFLKKRYPDVSYESLVVENRLNIIQLEKTKILEVRYRDTDPDKIKYVLFELAKVYLRYSLQERQSNLNQGIKFVEGQLPALRERVDKLQGQLQTFRQRYNILDPEEQAKQLAQQVTEIEEQKLDTRVKQNEASSLYAALQKQLGIPPQQAIATAALSEAPRYQDLLKKLQEVETKLATESARFLPESPNIQALQNQRQNLLPLLQKEAAAVLGTTAVTNEPSLASPNSIRLELTQQYVDAANQMQVLQVRYQAIARAENILNQQVRLLPVIARQYTDLQRELNVATESLNRFLGVKETLQIEAAQKSLPWQLISKPQKPEQPIFPKPKRNIILGAIAGLMLGLAAAILAERLDNVFHSPEELKDSTRLPLLGLIPHQKELKLFKPIVELVNLTQGESSHTKAQNQARETTARERANNRKASWYNASPFLEAFRSLHTNVRFLGSDTPIHSLVVSSASPADGKSTVSVHLAQAAAAMGQRVLLVDADLRRPQVHHVLGLENNQGLSNVIATGLTPREAIQRLPSWDNLYVLTAGQIPPDPTRLLSSKRMQYLMEQLNAVFDLVIYDTPPILGLADGRLLAVHTNGVIMVARLGKTDRSVLLQAIDALKISSAPVLGMVANGVRRGTSGSYYYYTRYYTSENSDVENAKKLLQKRFNVRSN
- a CDS encoding NAD-dependent epimerase; this translates as MSKILVTGAAGFIGFFLCKQLLDQGEEVIGLDNLNDYYDVTLKQARLAQFTDKNNFLFYQLDLANRQGMAQLFADIKPDRVLHMAAQAGVRYSLTNPHAYVDCNLVGFMNILEGCRYSGVKHLVYASSSSVYGSNKKMPFSVHDNVDHPVSLYAATKKANELMAHTYSHLYSLPTTGLRFFTVYGPWGRPDMALFLFTKAILEGRAIDVFNYGKMRRDFTYIDDITEGVLRVSDNIPSPNPDWSGYDSDPGISAAPYKIYNIGNNKPVVLGYFIEVLEDCLGTKAVKNLLPMEPGDVPETYANIDDLQKDVGFKPSTSIEVGIPRFVEWYRSFYGA